The nucleotide sequence CGAGTGCCTGCTCGTGTGTCGCGGGGCGGCAGCGTCCGCTCTTGGCTGCGGCCCAGCAGTCGCCGGTGTGCACGGCGTCGATGTTGCTGCGATTGAGACCGTGCTGGATTAGCCACTCCGGCTGCGGCGGCCGCCGCTCCTCGCCCTGCCGCCGCTCGCGTTCTCGCTGTTCCTCCTCGGCGATCCACCGGTCGATCAAGGCAAGCTGCTGTGCACTCTGCTGCTCGACGACGCGGCGGGCGAACCGCAGCGTGTCCAGACGTGAGCCCGGATGGTCCTGGTCCACCTCCCCGCTCCTCCCTGTACGGCCCGTGTATCCGCTTGCCGTAGAATTCGAACACATGCTCTAGTTCGAGTATGCATCGCGTTGACCACCTCACCGACACCCAGGAGCGCGTGCTGCGCTGCATCCGGCAGTCGATCGCCGACCGCGGGGAAGCGCCCACGGTGGCCGAGATCGGGGCAGCGGTCGGCATGCGCAGCCGGGCCTCCGTCCATTACCAGCTGGTGGAGCTGGAGACGAAGCGCGCCATCGTCCGCGAGCCCGGCCGCTCTAGAGGGATCAGGCTCGCGTGAACGGCGCCGGCCGCTACCACCTGCTGCTCACCAGCGACGGCCGGCCGGTCCAGCACGGCTGGTGGTCGAACGAGGCGGTGGCGCGCGACAAGTGCCGGCGCTGGATCGGCTCGGTCGGCACTATGCCGACGCCTCGCGTCACCCTCACTGACGAGGAGACGGGCACCGTGCTGACGGCCTGGCCCGAGACGTCGTAGCTCTCTGCCATGCTGGCGCGGACGAAGGGGGACCCCATGGCCCATCGCCCGCGCCCGAGCCGTGAGCGCGCTCTCAGGCAGATCGAGCGGCACGCCTTTGAGGTTGGCCCGGCCCTTCCGGCCCGGCGGCTGACGCCCGTCGAGCAGCAGTTGCTCGACGGGACGGCATCGGTGGTCACGGACATCGAGCCGTTGGCAACAACGCTGCACCAGGTGGCTCCGGCGGTAGATGAGTACCGCCTGCGCACGCGCTGACCCAGGGGCCGCTTCGCCTACTCGGCCGGGTCCTCGTCCGTGTGCCGGACTGCTTTCTTCACAGCCTGCTCCAGCTCGTAGCGATTGACACCCGCCGCCGCGGCGTGTGCGGTGATGGCCGCCTGCGCGGTCTCCGATGCTTCGCGCCAGCGGCGCCACTGGGCGTCGTACTCCGTCCCGGTGAGGCCCGCGAGCTTCGCGCGTTCCTGCTCGGCGGATCGTTCCAGCATGATCAGTTCATCGGGGACCTCTGCCACAGGCACGGATCCTAAGCAGCGCGCGCGACGCCTGGCCCATCTGGCCCGCCGACCGATCGGGTGGAGCCTCGTGATCATCGGCGGCGACGACGTCTGCGGCGACAGCTCTGATCACCATGCTCCGGGTTCGGTAGCTGGGGACATCTGGCCCGAGGCCTCATGGCACAGGACGATGTCCGGGGCGGCCACCTTTTCGGCGCTGTGGCACAGCTGGCGCATCTGCCGAGGACAGGGCTGAGGGCGAGGCCGCGGGGAACCGTGGGCGCCTGATGGTGGTGTCGTGTCCTCGGATGGTGCCGGTGGGTCCGCGCACACTGACCGTGCGGCCGCTCATGGCTCACCACGCAGCACGTTCCTCTTCGCACAGACGCCATGCCGAGGCCAGACGCCCGAATTCGTGCGGAACCGGCCATACAGGACTTTGCAATCTCTTTACGGTGGCGGTGGCGAAACATTGGGCAACTGCTGCCCCTCCTCTGCCGGTTCGCTGTGCTTTCTCTTGAAGGCGTGTTCCTAGGGTCAGTGCAGTCCCCCGGAAGTCCGGTTCACGGACTTCCGCCTCCCCACTGATCTGGAGATGTCTGATGCGTGCTCTGCCCCGTCGTGCCGCTCTCGCTGCTCCCGCCGCCGTCATGCTGTTCGCCCTCGTCGCCTGCGGCGGCGGCTCTGATTCCGGCACTGCAGTGGTGGCAGGCCTACTGGAGTCACCGTCGCGAGCGCACGACCGCGAATGTCCCACCCGACGAGCGACCCCCCGCCGGATCATGAGCCTCTGCAGGGCGGCGGCGGCGCGTGCGGTGCGCGGGTCGCCGAACCGCGCTGGGCTGGCGAGTACAGCAGCATGCCGATCGCCCGCATCACGCTCGCCGAGGACACCACTGACGTAAGGCGACCATCACGGGTCAGAAATCCGGCGGAACGTCTGCGTATACCGTGTCAGCGAACCGGATCATCTCCTGCGG is from Streptomyces collinus Tu 365 and encodes:
- a CDS encoding SOS-response transcriptional repressor, LexA; this encodes MHRVDHLTDTQERVLRCIRQSIADRGEAPTVAEIGAAVGMRSRASVHYQLVELETKRAIVREPGRSRGIRLA
- a CDS encoding DUF6233 domain-containing protein produces the protein MDQDHPGSRLDTLRFARRVVEQQSAQQLALIDRWIAEEEQRERERRQGEERRPPQPEWLIQHGLNRSNIDAVHTGDCWAAAKSGRCRPATHEQALAALRRQIPPCVHCRPDTALGIPD